A genomic region of Pelodiscus sinensis isolate JC-2024 chromosome 1, ASM4963464v1, whole genome shotgun sequence contains the following coding sequences:
- the TMEM184B gene encoding transmembrane protein 184B isoform X2: protein MIVVTGVMSAPELGSTATTPVAAPNFSWMPDDGSPTAMEQPIFLMTTAAQAISGFFVWTALLITCHQIYMHLRCYSCPNEQRYIVRILFIVPIYAFDSWLSLLFFTNDQYYVYFGTVRDCYEAFVIYNFLSLCYEYLGGESSIMSEIRGKSIESSCMYGTCCLWGKTYSIGFLRFCKQATLQFCVVKPLMAISTVILQAFGKYRDGDFDVTSGYLYVTIIYNISVSLALYALFLFYFATRELLSPYSPVLKFFMVKSVIFLSFWQGMLLAILEKCGAIPKIHSANVSVGEGTVAAGYQDFIICVEMFFAALALRHAFTYKVYADKRLDAQGRCAPMKSISSSLKETMNPHDIVQDAIHNFSPAYQQYTQQSTLEHGPPWRNGSHIISRSHSCSGARDNEKTLLLSSDDEF, encoded by the exons ATGATAGTGGTGACTGGAGTCATGTCAGCGCCCGAGTTGGGTTCCACTGCCACTACCCCTGTTGCAGCCCCCAACTTCTCCTGGATGCCTGACGATGGCAGCCCCACGGCTATGGAGCAGCCAATATTCCTAATGACCACTGCGGCTCAGGCCATCTCAGGTTTCTTTGTGTGGACAGCTTTGCTCATCACCTGCCATCAG ATTTACATGCACCTGCGCTGTTACAGCTGCCCCAATGAGCAGCGCTACATTGTCCGGATCCTCTTCATTGTGCCCATTTATGCCTTCGATTCCTGGCTCAGCCTCCTTTTCTTCACCAATGACCAGTACTATGTTTACTTCGGCACTGTGCGGGACTGTTATGAAG CCTTTGTAATCTACAACTTCCTCAGCCTCTGCTATGAGTACCTTGGTGGGGAGAGCTCTATCATGTCTGAGATCAGAGGGAAATCTATCGA aTCCAGTTGCATGTATGGGACTTGCTGCCTGTGGGGGAAGACATATTCCATCGGATTCCTGAGGTTCTGCAAACAG GCCACTTTGCAGTTCTGTGTGGTGAAGCCCCTCATGGCGATCAGCACTGTCATCCTCCAGGCCTTTGGCAAGTACCGGGACGGTGACTTCGA TGTCACCAGTGGCTACCTCTACGTGACGATCATCTACAATATTTCAGTCAGCCTGGCGCTCTACGCCCTCTTCCTTTTCTACTTTGCTACACGCGAGCTGCTCAGCCCCTATAGCCCTGTTCTCAAGTTCTTCATGGTGAAGTCTGTCATCTTCCTGTCCTTCTGGCAAG GGATGCTGCTGGCTATTCTTGAGAAGTGTGGTGCCATTCCCAAGATCCACTCTGCCAATGTGTCTGTGGGTGAAGGTACTGTGGCTGCTGGCTATCAGGACTTCATCATCTGTGTGGAGATGTTCTTCGCAGCCCTCGCCCTGCGCCATGCCTTCACCTATAAGGTCTATGCAGACAAGCGTCTTGATGCACAAG GTCGCTGCGCCCCCATGAAGAGCATCTCCAGCAGCCTCAAGGAGACCATGAACCCCCATGATATTGTCCAAGATGCCATCCACAACTTCTCCCCTGCCTACCAGCAATACACCCAGCAGTCCACACTAGAGCACGGTCCACCCTGGCGCAATGGCAGCCACATAATCTCACGCTCCCACAGCTGCTCGGGTGCCCGGGACAATGAGAAGACCCTCCTGCTGAGCTCGGACGACGAGTTCTAA
- the TMEM184B gene encoding transmembrane protein 184B isoform X1, producing MIVVTGVMSAPELGSTATTPVAAPNFSWMPDDGSPTAMEQPIFLMTTAAQAISGFFVWTALLITCHQIYMHLRCYSCPNEQRYIVRILFIVPIYAFDSWLSLLFFTNDQYYVYFGTVRDCYEAFVIYNFLSLCYEYLGGESSIMSEIRGKSIESSCMYGTCCLWGKTYSIGFLRFCKQATLQFCVVKPLMAISTVILQAFGKYRDGDFDVTSGYLYVTIIYNISVSLALYALFLFYFATRELLSPYSPVLKFFMVKSVIFLSFWQGMLLAILEKCGAIPKIHSANVSVGEGTVAAGYQDFIICVEMFFAALALRHAFTYKVYADKRLDAQAVPSYGPYGRCAPMKSISSSLKETMNPHDIVQDAIHNFSPAYQQYTQQSTLEHGPPWRNGSHIISRSHSCSGARDNEKTLLLSSDDEF from the exons ATGATAGTGGTGACTGGAGTCATGTCAGCGCCCGAGTTGGGTTCCACTGCCACTACCCCTGTTGCAGCCCCCAACTTCTCCTGGATGCCTGACGATGGCAGCCCCACGGCTATGGAGCAGCCAATATTCCTAATGACCACTGCGGCTCAGGCCATCTCAGGTTTCTTTGTGTGGACAGCTTTGCTCATCACCTGCCATCAG ATTTACATGCACCTGCGCTGTTACAGCTGCCCCAATGAGCAGCGCTACATTGTCCGGATCCTCTTCATTGTGCCCATTTATGCCTTCGATTCCTGGCTCAGCCTCCTTTTCTTCACCAATGACCAGTACTATGTTTACTTCGGCACTGTGCGGGACTGTTATGAAG CCTTTGTAATCTACAACTTCCTCAGCCTCTGCTATGAGTACCTTGGTGGGGAGAGCTCTATCATGTCTGAGATCAGAGGGAAATCTATCGA aTCCAGTTGCATGTATGGGACTTGCTGCCTGTGGGGGAAGACATATTCCATCGGATTCCTGAGGTTCTGCAAACAG GCCACTTTGCAGTTCTGTGTGGTGAAGCCCCTCATGGCGATCAGCACTGTCATCCTCCAGGCCTTTGGCAAGTACCGGGACGGTGACTTCGA TGTCACCAGTGGCTACCTCTACGTGACGATCATCTACAATATTTCAGTCAGCCTGGCGCTCTACGCCCTCTTCCTTTTCTACTTTGCTACACGCGAGCTGCTCAGCCCCTATAGCCCTGTTCTCAAGTTCTTCATGGTGAAGTCTGTCATCTTCCTGTCCTTCTGGCAAG GGATGCTGCTGGCTATTCTTGAGAAGTGTGGTGCCATTCCCAAGATCCACTCTGCCAATGTGTCTGTGGGTGAAGGTACTGTGGCTGCTGGCTATCAGGACTTCATCATCTGTGTGGAGATGTTCTTCGCAGCCCTCGCCCTGCGCCATGCCTTCACCTATAAGGTCTATGCAGACAAGCGTCTTGATGCACAAG CTGTTCCATCGTATGGGCCCTACG GTCGCTGCGCCCCCATGAAGAGCATCTCCAGCAGCCTCAAGGAGACCATGAACCCCCATGATATTGTCCAAGATGCCATCCACAACTTCTCCCCTGCCTACCAGCAATACACCCAGCAGTCCACACTAGAGCACGGTCCACCCTGGCGCAATGGCAGCCACATAATCTCACGCTCCCACAGCTGCTCGGGTGCCCGGGACAATGAGAAGACCCTCCTGCTGAGCTCGGACGACGAGTTCTAA